The Aphis gossypii isolate Hap1 chromosome 3, ASM2018417v2, whole genome shotgun sequence genome includes a region encoding these proteins:
- the LOC114132059 gene encoding uncharacterized protein LOC114132059: MNSFGLITLVTLSVVLSCSAYYYKNYSPITLCMKSDYSWCTNVTYPTSCVNMNTVVMNGTGNGTSYPTAFKTIESVIVMDVDSSEDKCIILYDTYNCQGQSLVLNGSKHPSAKLDDFGFSNRAESYRQCTDRVLTYLRDNRN; this comes from the coding sequence ATGAACTCTTTCGGATTAATCACGTTGGTGACATTGTCGGTGGTGCTGTCGTGCTCGGCCTACTACTACAAGAACTATTCACCAATAACGCTGTGCATGAAGAGCGACTACTCGTGGTGCACCAACGTGACGTACCCCACTAGTTGCGTGAACATGAATACCGTGGTAATGAATGGCACCGGAAACGGCACCAGTTACCCGACCGCATTCAAGACCATCGAGTCAGTGATAGTGATGGACGTCGACAGCTCTGAGGACAAGTGCATTATACTGTATGACACGTACAACTGCCAAGGACAAAGTCTAGTGCTCAACGGTTCCAAGCACCCATCGGCAAAACTCGATGATTTCGGATTCTCCAATCGGGCCGAGTCCTACAGACAGTGCACCGACCGAGTGCTCACCTATCTCCGGGACAACAGAAACTAG